The Pseudogulbenkiania sp. MAI-1 sequence GGCCGCACCGAAGTGGCCGAGGCGATCGCCCGCCAGGCCTACAAGCTGGCCTACTACCATAGCTACGCCGCGCATACCACCGAGGAACTGGCGCGCCTGTCCGACCGCCTGGTGAAAATGGCCCCAGGCAAGATGAGCAAGGTGTTCTACGGCCTGTCCGGTTCCGATGCCAACGAAACCCAGGCCAAGCTCGTGTGGTACTACAACAACCTGCGCGGCCTGCCGAAGAAGAAAAAGATCATCGCGCGCGATCGCGGCTACCACGGCTGCTCGGTGGTATCGGGCTCGATGACCGGCATGAGCTTCTACCACGACCACATGGACCTGCCGGTGTCCGGCATCCTGCGCACCGGCGCACCGCACCACTACTGGGGCGCCGAACCGGGCGAGACCGAAGAGCAGTTCTCGGCGCGCCGTGCCCGCGAGCTGGAAGAAATGATCCTGCGCGAGAACCCGGACACCATCGGCGCCTTCATCGCCGAGCCGGTGCTGGGTACGGGCGGCATCACCCCGCCGCCCAAGGGTTACTGGGAAGCAATCCAGCCGGTACTGAAGAAATACGACATCCTGCTCATCGCCGACGAGGTGATCACCGGCTTCGGCCGCACCGGCGCCATGTTCGGCTGCGAGAAGTACGGCATCGAGCCCGACCTGATCACCGTGGCCAAGGGCCTGACCTCGGCCTACGCGCCGCTGTCGGCCGCCATCGTCGGCGAAAAGGTGTACAAGGTGCTGGAAGATGGCGCTGATCGCGTCGGCTCGTTCTCGCACGGCTACACCTACTCGGGCCATCCCATCGGCGTGGCGGCGGCCAACGCGGTGCTCGACATCGTCGAGCGCGACGACATCCCCGGCCATGCCGGCCGTGTCGGTGCCTACTTCCAGAAGAGCCTGCAGGAAACCTTCTCCGGGCTGCCTATCGTGGGCGAGGTACGCGGCGTGGGCCTGATGGCGGCACTGGAGTTCGTCGCCGACCCGGCCACCAAGAAGCGCTTCGACCCGGCGCTTAAGGTCGGCGCCCGCGTCTCCAAGGCCGCGCGCGACCGCAACCTGATCGCCCGCGCCATGCCGCACGGCGACATCCTCGGCTTCGCGCCGCCGCTGGTGACCACCGAGAAGGAAG is a genomic window containing:
- a CDS encoding aspartate aminotransferase family protein, coding for MDKHTHDQIAALDRASVLHPFTQLKDFASGNAGDPTIVETGKGIRITDSTGREYIDGFAGLYCMNVGYGRTEVAEAIARQAYKLAYYHSYAAHTTEELARLSDRLVKMAPGKMSKVFYGLSGSDANETQAKLVWYYNNLRGLPKKKKIIARDRGYHGCSVVSGSMTGMSFYHDHMDLPVSGILRTGAPHHYWGAEPGETEEQFSARRARELEEMILRENPDTIGAFIAEPVLGTGGITPPPKGYWEAIQPVLKKYDILLIADEVITGFGRTGAMFGCEKYGIEPDLITVAKGLTSAYAPLSAAIVGEKVYKVLEDGADRVGSFSHGYTYSGHPIGVAAANAVLDIVERDDIPGHAGRVGAYFQKSLQETFSGLPIVGEVRGVGLMAALEFVADPATKKRFDPALKVGARVSKAARDRNLIARAMPHGDILGFAPPLVTTEKEVDEIVGIAHKAVLSVIDQLNAEGAI